One segment of Herbaspirillum hiltneri N3 DNA contains the following:
- a CDS encoding YicC/YloC family endoribonuclease — translation MTIYSMTGYAVTKRDTAAGAITVELKSVNSRFLDLQFRVNDDLRAVEPAMREAIISKLVRGKVECRLSFGRKTAEGASQALNQALLATLAELQSQVRAQFIDAAPLSVAELLRWPGVIEEAEIGQDTLQADVLATLQQTLTAFLDSRAREGAALQAVLETRIDAMEAIVARITPLVPQLVAQFQQKATERMQEALGLASKDGAVASLPREEVLERIRQEVTLYGIRIDIAEELARLSAHLAETRHILKKGGQVGKRLDFMMQELNREANTVGSKAAMKELADASMELKLLIDQMREQVQNLE, via the coding sequence TTGACCATTTACAGCATGACCGGCTACGCCGTCACCAAGCGCGACACCGCCGCCGGCGCCATCACCGTTGAACTCAAGAGCGTCAACTCGCGCTTCCTCGACCTGCAATTCCGCGTCAACGACGACCTGCGCGCGGTCGAGCCCGCCATGCGCGAGGCCATCATCAGCAAGCTGGTGCGTGGCAAGGTCGAATGCCGCCTGAGCTTCGGCCGCAAGACCGCCGAAGGGGCCAGCCAGGCGCTCAACCAGGCCCTGCTGGCGACGCTGGCGGAATTGCAAAGCCAGGTGCGCGCGCAATTCATCGATGCGGCGCCGCTGAGCGTGGCCGAGCTGCTGCGCTGGCCGGGCGTCATCGAAGAGGCCGAAATCGGCCAGGACACGCTGCAAGCCGACGTGCTGGCGACGCTGCAGCAAACCCTGACCGCCTTCCTCGACAGCCGCGCACGTGAAGGCGCGGCGCTACAGGCGGTGCTGGAAACCCGCATCGATGCCATGGAAGCCATCGTCGCGCGCATCACGCCGCTGGTGCCGCAACTGGTGGCGCAATTCCAGCAAAAGGCCACCGAACGCATGCAGGAAGCACTGGGTCTGGCGAGCAAAGACGGCGCCGTTGCGTCGCTGCCGCGCGAAGAAGTGCTGGAACGCATCCGCCAGGAAGTCACGCTGTACGGCATCCGCATCGACATCGCCGAAGAGCTGGCGCGCCTGTCGGCGCATCTGGCCGAGACCCGCCACATCCTGAAAAAAGGCGGCCAGGTTGGCAAGCGCCTCGACTTCATGATGCAGGAGCTCAACCGGGAAGCCAACACGGTCGGTTCGAAAGCCGCCATGAAAGAGCTCGCCGACGCGTCGATGGAATTAAAATTGCTGATCGACCAGATGCGCG